A section of the Oenanthe melanoleuca isolate GR-GAL-2019-014 chromosome 6, OMel1.0, whole genome shotgun sequence genome encodes:
- the SRGN gene encoding serglycin, with protein MPANMQLLIRCNGRIFLAICLILFVGYTAQGAPMQRARYKRVRCRPDAWSANCIEEKGPWFYMPTGGANRILPPMADLSLMKRYQELGDIFPLSDEDSGSGSNTVVGAEPASGSGLGDNDSFSEVKLPVFLESLRGSELKEKLSEEDLLL; from the exons ATGCCAGCCAACATGCAGCTCCTTATCAGATGCAACGGGAGGATTTTCCTGGCTATTTGTTTAATCCTCTTTGTGGGATACACAGCACAAG GTGCTCCCATGCAGAGGGCGAGGTACAAGAGGGTGAGGTGCCGGCCCGACGCCTGGTCCGCGAACTGCATCGAGGAGAAGGGGCCCTGGTTTTACATGCCCACAGGCGGGGCCAACAGGATTCTTCCTCCCATGGCAGACCTGTCCTT GATGAAGAGGTACCAGGAGCTGGGCGACATATTCCCTCTCTCGGATGAGGATTCCGGCTCTGGGTCCAACACCgtggtgggagcagagccagcctcTGGGTCGGGGCTTGGTGACAATGACAGCTTCTCCGAGGTGAAGCTGCCTGTCTTCCTGGAGAGCCTGCGAGGCTCCgagctgaaggaaaagctgtCGGAGGAGGATCTGCTCCTCTAG